A window of the Lolium perenne isolate Kyuss_39 chromosome 7, Kyuss_2.0, whole genome shotgun sequence genome harbors these coding sequences:
- the LOC127301041 gene encoding uncharacterized protein, with the protein MKKGTLALFLLLAFASHGTWCAVAGRSVMADAAHHHLRPHLQVQAKGLLETKGKHLLEMHNPRKFGHAHMAGGGPGGGASGGGRNTGGGAANTRPHNSKNGVAMPLPAPVTSVLALVFTTTILLAALSF; encoded by the exons ATGAAGAAAGGTACTCTtgctctcttcctcctcttggcctTTGCTTCACATGGCACATGGTGTGCAGTAGCTGGGAGAAGCGTCATGGCCGATGCAGCTCATCACCATCTGAGGCCTCATCTCCAGGTGCAGGCGAAGGGATTGCTTG AAACAAAAGGCAAGCATCTCCTGGAGATGCATAATCCCAGGAAGTTTGGGCATGCGCACATGGCTGGCGGCGGCCCAGGCGGTGGAGCGAGCGGCGGTGGGAGGAacaccggcggcggcgcggcgaacACAAGGCCTCACAACAGCAAGAACGGGGTTGCTATGCCGCTGCCGGCTCCGGTGACCTCCGTCCTGGCACTGGTTTTCACCACTACCATCCTCCTCGCGGCGCTCAGCTTCTGA